One Ignavibacterium album JCM 16511 genomic region harbors:
- a CDS encoding helix-turn-helix domain-containing protein — MREFFSVQEVAKLLNVSHSAVLYHIRSGNLKAVQVGKIYIISKEDFGDFLKNQQKKKEKKTKKKPDEPLLF, encoded by the coding sequence ATGAGAGAATTTTTCAGCGTTCAGGAAGTAGCAAAACTACTGAATGTCAGTCACTCCGCCGTTCTTTATCATATTCGTTCGGGAAATCTTAAAGCTGTGCAGGTTGGAAAAATTTATATTATATCTAAGGAAGATTTCGGTGATTTTCTCAAAAACCAGCAGAAGAAAAAAGAAAAGAAAACGAAAAAGAAACCCGATGAACCGCTACTGTTCTGA
- a CDS encoding DUF2779 domain-containing protein, which produces MGSHLLSKSSFIRGIQCEKHLFLYKYHYYEMDELSEMQKAVFKRGTDVGKLAQQLFPGGIDLSPESHTDYDEAIIKTKESLKSGKKIIYEAAFQFNDVLSVADILINDNTGLEIFEVKSSTSVTEVYLMDAALQYWVIAKSGYTIKNFSIVYINNQYVRKGELDLKQLFVVESVLDRILPLQKWVEENVSRLKKVLMQNKIPDIDIGEHCYVPYLCGFYYYCRKHIPENSVFDLSGVHLSKKYEMYRSGIISLKEVTDEINLPKNAQIQLDVFRNGKNLIDVDAIKSFLSAINYPLYFMDFETFQPAIPMFDNSRPYMQIPFQFSLHYKENKNSQLKHFEFLAEANNDPRISFIENLIKDTESEGDILVYNKNFEVTRLKEIAEAFPHYKKQIEIIIGRIKDLIIPFQKKYYYTNEMKGSYSIKYVLPALVPELSYENLPVNEGGLASLTFESLFGESDTEIIKEKRNQLLEYCKLDTFAMVKILEKLESIL; this is translated from the coding sequence ATGGGTTCGCATCTCCTTAGCAAATCATCTTTTATTCGCGGCATTCAATGCGAAAAACATCTTTTCCTGTATAAATATCACTATTATGAAATGGACGAACTTTCTGAAATGCAGAAAGCGGTCTTCAAAAGAGGAACTGATGTTGGAAAACTTGCTCAACAACTTTTCCCCGGCGGAATTGACTTATCACCTGAATCTCATACAGATTATGACGAGGCAATAATTAAAACTAAAGAAAGTCTGAAATCCGGAAAGAAAATTATTTACGAAGCAGCATTTCAATTTAACGATGTGCTGTCAGTTGCTGATATCCTTATAAATGATAATACCGGTTTGGAAATATTTGAAGTTAAAAGCTCGACTTCTGTTACCGAAGTTTATCTGATGGATGCTGCACTTCAATATTGGGTAATTGCCAAATCCGGCTATACGATTAAAAACTTTTCAATAGTTTATATAAATAATCAGTATGTGAGAAAAGGAGAATTAGATTTAAAACAGTTGTTTGTGGTTGAGTCAGTTCTGGATAGAATATTACCACTTCAAAAATGGGTTGAGGAGAATGTAAGCAGATTGAAAAAAGTTTTGATGCAAAATAAAATTCCCGATATAGATATTGGAGAACATTGTTATGTGCCCTATCTGTGTGGATTCTATTATTACTGCAGAAAACATATTCCCGAAAATTCTGTTTTTGATTTAAGCGGAGTTCATCTTTCAAAAAAATATGAAATGTACAGAAGCGGAATAATTTCACTAAAGGAAGTTACAGATGAAATAAATCTGCCTAAGAATGCACAGATTCAACTTGATGTTTTTAGGAATGGAAAAAATCTTATTGATGTTGATGCAATAAAAAGTTTTTTGTCAGCCATCAATTATCCGCTTTACTTTATGGATTTCGAAACATTTCAGCCGGCAATCCCAATGTTTGATAATTCAAGGCCTTATATGCAAATTCCATTTCAATTTTCACTTCATTACAAGGAAAATAAAAACAGTCAGTTGAAGCATTTCGAATTTTTAGCCGAAGCAAATAACGATCCTCGAATTTCTTTCATCGAGAATCTTATTAAGGATACAGAATCCGAAGGCGATATTCTTGTTTACAATAAGAATTTTGAAGTTACACGATTAAAAGAAATCGCAGAGGCATTTCCTCATTACAAAAAACAAATTGAAATAATCATTGGCAGAATAAAGGACCTGATAATTCCTTTTCAGAAAAAATATTATTACACAAATGAGATGAAGGGTTCATATTCAATTAAATATGTATTGCCGGCACTTGTGCCCGAACTTTCTTATGAAAATTTACCTGTAAATGAAGGCGGATTAGCTTCACTTACTTTTGAAAGTCTGTTTGGGGAAAGTGATACTGAAATAATAAAAGAAAAAAGAAATCAACTCCTTGAATATTGCAAGCTTGATACTTTTGCAATGGTAAAAATTTTAGAAAAACTGGAAAGCATATTATGA
- a CDS encoding SDR family oxidoreductase: protein MSKRICLITGATSGIGKATAYELSKKNYELILIGRNEEKCKKVVNELNRKNTSSDVKYYVTDISLIKEVKKLCERLKNDYQRIDVLINNAGARFLQHQLTSEGIELTLATNHLGHFVLTNELLPLLKNSDDARIINVSSAAHGGGKGLIENISDSSSYDGRLQYSNSKLANVLFTYELAERLSNHKIGVFAVDPGGVATNFARNNGLKFWIKHLVYYLLKRQLITPKQAAQTIVYLANSIEVKGQTAKYFFDMKEKKSSQLSYDKSLQKNLWEMSEELVKGIK, encoded by the coding sequence ATGAGTAAAAGAATCTGTTTAATAACCGGCGCAACTTCAGGCATAGGCAAAGCTACAGCTTATGAGTTGTCAAAGAAAAACTATGAGTTAATCCTGATAGGAAGAAATGAGGAGAAATGCAAAAAGGTTGTTAATGAACTTAATCGAAAAAACACAAGCTCTGATGTTAAGTATTATGTTACAGATATTTCTTTGATAAAAGAAGTAAAGAAATTATGTGAACGACTTAAAAATGATTATCAGAGAATTGATGTGTTGATAAATAATGCCGGCGCAAGATTTCTTCAGCATCAGTTAACCAGTGAGGGAATTGAATTAACTCTTGCAACAAATCATCTCGGACATTTCGTTTTGACAAATGAGCTTCTGCCTTTACTTAAAAATTCAGATGATGCAAGAATAATTAATGTTTCTTCTGCGGCACACGGCGGAGGAAAAGGGCTGATTGAAAATATATCTGATTCATCCAGTTATGATGGAAGATTGCAATACTCAAATTCTAAACTGGCTAATGTTCTTTTTACTTATGAGTTGGCTGAAAGATTAAGCAATCATAAGATTGGTGTGTTCGCAGTTGATCCAGGTGGCGTGGCAACAAACTTCGCAAGGAATAACGGATTAAAGTTCTGGATTAAACATCTTGTTTATTACTTATTGAAAAGACAATTGATTACTCCAAAACAAGCAGCGCAAACAATTGTTTATCTGGCTAATTCAATTGAAGTAAAAGGACAGACAGCAAAATATTTTTTTGATATGAAGGAAAAGAAATCCTCACAACTTTCTTATGATAAATCTTTACAGAAAAATTTGTGGGAGATGAGTGAGGAATTAGTGAAAGGAATAAAGTAA